The following proteins are encoded in a genomic region of Microcoleus sp. FACHB-68:
- the lgt gene encoding prolipoprotein diacylglyceryl transferase, producing MDILNFPLAFQFASPGPIIFSLGPLSVRWYGLLIASAVLIGLTLSQYLAKYRNVNPDLIGDLAIWLVLAAIPCARIYYVLFQWPQYAKDPGDIIAIWKGGIAIHGAIIGGIIAALIFARLKKISFWQLADIVAPSVILGQAIGRWGNFFNSEAFGRPTDLPWKLYIPPAQRPAGYINFEYFHPTFLYESLWDLAVFGLLITLFFRSLKGKPHLKLGTLFLVYFATYSAGRVWIEGLRTDSLMLGPVRIAQLVSVGGMLLGLAGLAWLYIAGRSLPDVVPSESPVNSSAQSANPPNKAP from the coding sequence TGGCCTGTTGATCGCCTCGGCAGTATTGATAGGATTGACACTTTCCCAGTATTTGGCCAAGTACCGTAACGTCAACCCAGACTTAATCGGCGACTTAGCCATCTGGTTGGTTTTAGCGGCCATTCCTTGCGCCCGCATTTACTATGTGCTGTTTCAGTGGCCGCAATACGCCAAAGATCCAGGCGATATCATTGCGATCTGGAAAGGCGGGATTGCTATTCACGGCGCGATTATAGGCGGCATCATCGCAGCTTTAATCTTTGCGCGACTGAAAAAAATTTCCTTTTGGCAATTGGCAGATATTGTTGCCCCCTCTGTAATTTTGGGTCAGGCAATAGGCCGGTGGGGAAATTTTTTCAACTCAGAAGCATTTGGCCGGCCAACCGATCTGCCTTGGAAACTCTATATTCCTCCAGCACAGCGTCCTGCAGGCTACATCAATTTTGAATACTTCCATCCCACCTTTCTTTACGAATCTTTGTGGGACTTGGCGGTATTTGGCTTACTAATTACCTTATTTTTCCGAAGCCTGAAGGGCAAGCCACATCTGAAATTGGGCACATTGTTTCTTGTTTACTTTGCAACTTATAGTGCCGGTCGAGTCTGGATTGAAGGCTTGCGGACAGATAGCTTAATGCTTGGCCCGGTGCGGATCGCTCAACTGGTGAGTGTTGGGGGGATGCTTTTGGGGTTAGCCGGCTTAGCGTGGCTTTACATAGCAGGCCGGTCTTTGCCTGATGTTGTCCCATCTGAGTCGCCCGTGAATTCTAGCGCCCAGTCTGCCAACCCTCCAAACAAAGCTCCCTAA